The sequence taaaaaaaaaagccccCGTCCTTAATCATCTTTTGTTTGAGTCCGAAGAAGTCCAGCTCTGATATGTTGGTAAGAAAAGGGTCGATACCCTAGGTCatgcttcttctttttcgttCATGTCAAttcagaaaaaaacaaaaaaaaatcttttcataAGGCGGCATAGGTGTAGCGGGACACCGGTGTTGTTTGTAGTCTCCGACTTTACGAATCATAATGGTGGGGTCAGATCCAAGCCTTCTGCAGTGTCTCTTCTGTAGATCCACGGCGGTTCGGGTTTATTCGAACTTGTAGCGTGGTGGTGGAGGTTAATCGGTTATGAGACGCGACGTAGGTGGTATAAAGGCGGCTTTCAACTCAGCGAGGAAAAGAGTACTTAATTTTCGTATAtggtatattaaaataaataaattaaacaatcatattaaccATTAACTGTCAAGCCGGCAGATTCACATCGAATCCCGAACTGGGTAAACAATCTTGTGCGTCTTGTTATGCTTTATTTCGTCTTATACACACGAGAGATCGAGAGAGGTGTGAGATCGAGAGTGAGATTAAGCGGGAAGACAAAGTAGATCAAAGATCGAGATTGGGGTTTTGATTCCTAAGAAATTATAAAAAGGTTGATCaactcttcattttgtttaactGATTCGAAGAAATGTTGAGGcattcgatttttatttgtttttgcattCTTTGTTGTTATTGGAATACATGGTTGTCTTCCTGCGCGGCCGCCGCAGCCTTTTGTAGCATGAAATGCAAAAATGATAAGGAGAACAATAGTAGACTCATAATTTTCCTCTCGTCAAGGTTTCTTAGATTATTACTAGGTTGGCTTCTTGATCCCgctgcagaaaaaaaaatagagttggGCACTCCTATTAGGTTGTGTTGTGTCGCATTGCAAGAACCACTGGTAATCCTATCTCTGTCCAACTGAGCCATTCTTTAAAAGACCAAATTCGTATAGACTGTTTATAACGATCAGCTATCCaactttatataaaacaaacaataacaCTATCAtcttccaaaataaaatataatttttgttacaaatcTTCTTTCAACACATAGGATTGAAACTGGAATGGTCAAATAATTTACAACACGCCATTGGTGGCTGATCCCTGATTTTTGGCCTTAACTGTTGTTGTAAGAATAGATGCCACACAAAAGCTTAAACTTCTTCATCTTCGGTAAGCCTTCTTCTGTCACttgttcataaaaaaataacacTATCCTTGAAAAGACCGGAAGCTGTGTTAGCGATTAGATTGGAAGATGCGTTGTAATATCATTCTAGTTGTCGCTCGTGGACTTCTATATCTGCATCAAGACTCTAGACTAAGGATCATCCTCAGGGATCTAAAAAAGCGAGCAACATTTTGTTAGATGAGGATATGAATCCAAAGATTTCTTACTTTGGCTTGGCTAGAATATTTGGAGGCAATGAAACTTCATCCAATACGAACCGAGTTGTACCTGTGGGATAAGttcttaacattttaattttccTTAACCATCCCCATTCcttattttaaaactacaacactatggtttatttttttattgaagtgGGTGCATGTCTCCAGAGGGTCTTTCTTATTCAAATCAGATGTCTTTAGTTTCAGTGTGGTTGTGATTGAAACTGTTACTGTCAAGAACTATAAACCTTAGGCTCTGTGAGGATTTGAGACTTTTAGACATGTTTATTATGCACATTACTTGTTTACAAAACTTGATTGATAAACACATGTATATAAATTTGCAGGCATTGGATCTCTGGAAAGTGGTAAAAGGGATCGAGTTACTTGATCAAGCTCTACAATAAACATGCGAAACAGAATAGTTCTTGAAGCATATAAGTTTTCAACAGAAAGAAAACTGTAATAGCTATTCAACCTGAGTCCTGAAACAGAGAGATTTATGAATAAAAACTTTCAATGGAATGAGATTTTGGCTTTGGAAGATGCCTTTGAGAATCCCATTAACTGTGACCTTATCATCTGTCTCCGGAGATTGTCTCTACAGAGGAAACTTGATCTCAGAGTCATCTTGATCAAAGCCTTTCCATGTCTCAGCAGAAAGATAGCAAGGCTCATCTCATTCTCACACTCTAAGAATCCATGAATCTCCACAAACTCCAAATTTTTCAAGAAAGATTCCACTTCATAGGTTTGAGATTCCCAGTATTGAATCTCTGAGTTAGACATATCCCACAAGTCATTATTCCATTGCTGTCAAAACATGAGAAGACAAATTCAGTTTAAAAATCTGGGAAGAAGAAAGCATTGGTTCTCTTTATTACTTACCCTTCTTTCACTCGTTtgatcattaatgattttgaGAAGAAGTATGTTAAGCATCGGACAGCTCTTGAACAGACATGACAATGCTTGAACATTGTGTCGGTCGAAACGTGTTTGCAGTTCCAAGAATCTCATGTTGTGAAACGGTGGAAGATGATTCTTTACTAATCCTTTCTTGCTTGACAAAATCTGTCACAACATTAATAAGACAgtgttaaccaaaaaaaaataacgtcAGAAGAAGATGTATTGTAAGTTGTATAAACCTCCACAGATTGGTTTCCAAGTTGTAGTTTATAGGAATGAGAGAGTTCAGACAAGAGAGTAAGTAATCTCTGTTTCTGAGAATTGATATCTTGATGAAGCAAAAGCACTCCAACGAAAGCTTTTCTCAGACAAATTAACTTGTCCAAGAAATAAACAGTTGTTGTGACTGCGTTTGAGTTCCATAGGAACGTTTTGAGATTCGGCGTGTTAATCTTCACAACGCTCTCTTCTGAGTATGAATGAAAGCAACTCACTACCTTAAGTCTGTGAAGGTTATTACCAGAAACCTCTAAGCTATCAAGCTGTAAAGAGTTCTTTAAACTAAACTCTTGGAGAAGACGGCAACAAACCCTAAGTTCCTTGAGTCCGAAGCAATTTTCTAGGGCTAATTTCTCTAAAAGAGGAAAGTTTGGATCTGTGAAGAAATCTGAGAGATATGGTTGGTTGTATAGAATCACAAGAGATAAAGAGAGTGAAGTAAGCTTTTGAAAACCTCCAAAGATTGATGATGAAGGAGGTAATCTAAAACCAGGATAGGCTGACTTGAGCTTTAAGGCTCTTAACTTCTGAGATGTAACAATCCAACGAGGGAAGTTGAAGTAGTCTTTGGTAGTGACTTCAACGTCAAGATCTTGAACCTGATGAGTAACAGCTAAACGGATCAAGGAGTTGAGACTTGTGAATGTGATTGGAGTACGAAAACGAAGTGATCTGAGATTGTTGGCGTCGCGGTGATGGCGAAGAGAAAGCAGTTGGTAAATGGAGTTTGAAGAGAAAGATGGTGGTTTAGGGTTTTCATTAATGGAAGTGAAATCAAGATCAGGcaatgagagaaagagagatctCCATCGTTTCGAGAGTGAGCTGGTTATAGCTGCACATTGTAGAGGAAGTAAGAGGAGAatctgatgaagaagagagtCAGGGAGGTGGCTGATCCTATCTACTTTGATaatctcttctcttttcttcttctttcgcTTCACagatcttatctccatttgtcAAAACCCAATAACCCTAatcaagcttttttttttgctttttgttttcttctagcCCGAGATTAGGGTTTGAAACATTCAAAACAAACCCTAAAAGTCATAACGATAAGTGCGTTGAGAGTTTGTTTCCACAACTTTCGCATTTTCTgtttaaaaaagatttaaaaattcaacagataattgattaaatttatacatAAACAGAATCATCAATCATGTCCTCTTTTGAACACAATAACTTCTTGACCAAGTCAAACAAGAGAATAAACTACAAAAAGCGATGGTGTTGACACTGAACAAGAGGACTAACGTAGCATCAAAGCGATAATCATAAATCATATGATTAGCTGGAACCCGAATTAAGGTGATGATTCTGGTGAAGGCTTAGCTCAGACACAGTTGGCTCATCCCACCAGAATCTCTGGTATCCATTACACTTAAGCCAGTTGTTGTCAGAACCTCATCACAAGCATCAATCTTGAAATCTTTGTGAAAAGCAGTGAAAGTAGCGTTACTCCAATTGGTTTTTACAAGACACAATCCGAGTCTCAGACATCAcgatttttttagtttcaaacaTGTACAAGTCCATTGTAAAAGCCcaagaaatttcaaaataaaagctAATGGTATTAGGATtagaaaaattacaattaaaaaaaaaatgtatagagTTTTGAagaattgtttttataattaaaattatacaattataaaaataaaataaaataatatttcaaaaattgtGAAATATTATTAGATTTATATTTCTACTCTTATAgtatttattgttatatttattGATGATCTATgagttattatcatattttcaaaaacttATCAAAATTACAAATCAACATTAAAAGTAAATGTACATGTCATAATTAACTCCAAACCATGTCATCATTACTAGTATGCCATATCatcatttttctttcaaaataatatGGTGATGACACATGTCAAATCCATTCACAAATAATGTATACGAGATGAGATGCGTCACTTCAATGCCTAGTTCCTCTTTTGGATATATctattcttcttctccaaatgCGGGTTATAAGCAGACTTTTAGCACGAAGTTAACTTGGCAGCTCTCTACTGCCTTAGTCCCGCTTGCTCAACCTCTTGGACAAGCAAATCAGGAACGGGATCACTTCAATTCAATGTACTATGGGTAATTGCTATGAAAAAGCAAGGAAGTGTTATTTGGAAGTCGATGAAGCAATCTCCACTTCTTCCAAACGATTTTCGAGTTGGAAAGTTTCTCTAGTGATTTCCATTGTTAAAAAAGGTATTTCggatgaataaatttaacattcattcaaaaaactAAATATGAAAAACATCTCTCTAATTGTGATTCATTCTTTACAGCTTCATTCATTGCCAACCAGTTCAGTGAAGATTCTACACAACACCTAAGTACCACCTCCAAAATTAGTATTAGTTTCAGGCACTCGACAACAGGGAATCCGATTGTAAGGCTGTTGTAAAGAATCACTCTGGCAACACAGATTCAATATAGTTGTGGAGTATAAAGTTTCGTCTGAACAACACATCGGTTTGGTTGCTTTTCACCGTACATTTCCAAATGGAGAATCCCAAAGCTATACACATCACCATGTAttggaaaaagaaacaaagaaaactcgagtaaaataaagaaaagtagAGACGGGATGAGTGTCAATTGACACTAATGGGGTATTAATCGTCACTCTGGATGGGCGGATATCGACCGACACTTGGTAATTTACAACACATATTTCTTTTCAATAAAAGAAAACTTACTAGTGGGTTGTCTTCCACCAAGTGCTTGTTTACAGTCATTAGCTCGACTTTGGAGACTAGACTTAGTCCAAATGAGACTGAGAACTTACTCAAAATCAAGTCCCAATGTCCAATATCTCCATCTTCAGCACACTGCTCATGAAACTCTTCATAGAATCTTatcctttgtctatcatctcaaAAGTGAAGCTTGTTCGAACCTTTGCAAATGGCTGTGAGAAACCTCATCTGTGCACATACTCAGTAACACCCTCTAAGAAGCTCTAAGGAATCAGTGTCAAGTGAGGATCGTTCTTGATTCTTTTGCTCTTTATcgttctcttctttctctttcccCCAGATTTATGTAATTGTGTCTCAATGTTTACATCCAGGACTTTTTGACATTGTTTTTATCActcatgtctttttttttttgcgggtGTGTGTTCATTGGAGATGGTTTCTTCTGAATGATGACTAGGGTTTTCGTTCCAACAAGCTAGGCTTTGTATCCGTTGATATGTTTTATTTGAATTTCCCTCTTCCGAGCTCAATAACGGTTTTTTTGgccttttactttttttttctttttctaatttgtccttttttataagtttctgaattttataccaaaaaaaacaaaaaatatatgaagGCCTTTAATAAATGTatctaaaagagaaaaaaaaaatatcattaagaTAATATGGCAATTTCAAAATTGGCAGTATCCAATAGAATTGTTTAGTTTCTCACAAGAATCATTGAGGATATGGTCATACTAACAAATAGCCCATTTATTTTCTGAATAGAATCACTGAGAATATGAGCTTAATAATTGATAACCCATTTAGTTTCCTTAATAACCGATTTAGGTTCCTTAATAACCCATTTAAAACTCACTGATGATTATGTCACcggtgcaaaaaaaaaaactgaaagtaTGTGGCAATGTGGAAACAAAGGCAGtgtgaaaactaatttatattgcCATACATCCTCAACATTTATTTTCACTACCTCTTTCATTTTCTTACTTCCCTCTTTTTACCTTATCCTattaccctttttttttctttaacaccTCACTCCTTACAGACTCCACACactcttccttttcttttaaatattttctaaagagGTCACGGACCATGTTGTCACTCCATTATCTTAATAAACGCGGATCTCACTCTCTTAAACTCAAGAGATTAAACTCTAACTACCAGCGGATCCCACGCCCAAACTACTTTTCTCCCTCTCACACGTGTCCATTATTCCCTCTTCCCAACCACATTCGTTCTTCTTCATCCTGATTAGCTCCGTTTGGTGATTTTGAAGCTTATTTTGAGTTAATTTAGTAGCATTTTCATGAAATTTTGGGTTGCATAACACACTCGTGGTCGGTTAAAAGGGCTAAAtcgataaaaagaaaaaaaatctaggtACTACTGGACTACTAGTACTACTAAAGCAAAACGAATATTACTAAGATTACTGGTACAATTATGTACCAAAGTTCTTGAACAACTTGGATTCTTTAAATTGTTAACTAATCATAATTCTATTTCTCAGGGAAATCTATGGCCAATACTATAACAATCATATGTTTTGACTAAGGGAGAAGTTACATCAAGGATGGGGCTTATATAAGATAGAtctcagaagaagatgaaattcACACTCTAGTGATGAAGACATATGTGGAGGAGTTTACATATTTAGGATTGGTTGAGCGTACATTCAGAAAGATTAAGGTAGATGGGATGTTAAGGATTACGTTCCAATGGTTTTGTATGCGAACAAGTCATCGTATATTTTTGGTGATGAAGACATTTGGGTTATCTAATGCAAGTGAATAATGAGAACCGTAGAAGTGTTCTACCTGTGGAGATCAACAATGACATAAATGATACATATGGTGGTCTGCCACTTTCAGGAGAGGATGGTAGAACTGATAGCTACGTTGGTCTTTCTGATAGAGAGGGTATTGATAAATATGCAACCGAGGAAAATGCAATTGTTGAGAATAAGATGGATGGTGTTATCATGCTCTACATAGACAAACAACAtgaagaatttgagatgaatgAGAATCTTGAGCATGAGTAGTAAATCATAACTTAGACCGGTAGTTGAAGCCATAAAACCGGAAGCTGAAGCCGCAAGACCGGGAGTTGAAGCCACCACAGTAGTAAATCAAGGATGGATGATGGTATAAAGTTTGTTAAGGGTCAATAATTTAGAACTAAGACAGCCCTTGCAAGTTCTAGTTCAGAGGGGTTCACCTAAGAATTGTTTTGAGTATGAAACAGTTAAGTCGGATATTGTAAGATATGTGGCAAAATGTCAAGGAGACAAATAAGGTAGTAAGTGATTCGCGAGTATCAAATCTTAAGAATTCAAATCGTTGGATGGTTAGATTTACATCAAGTTGCATATATGCTTAGTTGTAACTACAAGTACCCTCAGAAATAGAAGAAAAAGGCACATCACAAGTTGTAGCATCTGTTTTGGGTGAAGAATATTCCGATAGATATGTGATATcattcaaattaccctaaggagtaacttttactctctcaaataagtggttcagttgtagtacttagggatcgaatccacaaggagctaggacACACAATAGATCCTAATCAGATGTGATTAAGCTaggtaaaatatttaaaacagtAAATAAGCAAGAAAAGCAAACAAGGCAGTTGATTGGTTTGAGgtttgtaaataattaaatgaaagcGCTAGATCtaaggtttctattcaggtgatCAGGATTATAGAGGTATAGAATACTTAGGTTGTCAATCCTAGAACTCGACTTCTTATGTAAAGATATCCAGCTTTCGCATGCGAGTCTTATGTTTTGACTAAGTCCAATATCTCAGCTTTCGCTTGTTGATACGGATctaacgtcgatcgatgctatgagattaacgtcgatcgatgtttcctTAGGCAGGCCTTAGCGAGTTGATCGATAGGTTCACTAGTGTTGTCTAAATCAGCTGTCGCTTGTTTCTAAACAATCCTAGCTCAAGGGAATTAATTCTGGTGCAGAACCTACCGACGTAGTTGTCCACAAGACAAAGTTcaaggttctagttagctactcttgAACACAAGCATTAATAACAATTCCTTGAATGATATTTATCACTTtagcaattatatattttgggctaatcactcataacctatttgaacccttaATCTACCATGcgaattactcagacatagcaaagtaaatcataaacataaactgaataaaatgcataaatagaatatagttagaaatattggagttccaatacaaatctCTGAATGAGTCTTGGTTCTTCTCTCCAAACTGCTAAAAACTCTAAGAATTATTTGCTGTGAAAAGTAGAAAATATGAAagcgtgtgttgcctagaacaatgacagagcacataaatattatgttaaaagtCAGTCAGGGGTATTTCTGTAAATGTGTTGTGACTGGGGATTTAAGTCGGCTGGAAACCTAGCCGGGTCTTGCACGCTTCGCTGTCTATCGACGGCACAGGATGTGCGTGGATCGATGTTTGTCTCTGATTGTCGACCTTTGGACTTGTTTGATGGTCAGCTATGAACTTCCtctca is a genomic window of Brassica napus cultivar Da-Ae chromosome A2, Da-Ae, whole genome shotgun sequence containing:
- the LOC106405574 gene encoding putative F-box/FBD/LRR-repeat protein At4g03220, translating into MEIRSVKRKKKKREEIIKVDRISHLPDSLLHQILLLLPLQCAAITSSLSKRWRSLFLSLPDLDFTSINENPKPPSFSSNSIYQLLSLRHHRDANNLRSLRFRTPITFTSLNSLIRLAVTHQVQDLDVEVTTKDYFNFPRWIVTSQKLRALKLKSAYPGFRLPPSSSIFGGFQKLTSLSLSLVILYNQPYLSDFFTDPNFPLLEKLALENCFGLKELRVCCRLLQEFSLKNSLQLDSLEVSGNNLHRLKVVSCFHSYSEESVVKINTPNLKTFLWNSNAVTTTVYFLDKLICLRKAFVGVLLLHQDINSQKQRLLTLLSELSHSYKLQLGNQSVEILSSKKGLVKNHLPPFHNMRFLELQTRFDRHNVQALSCLFKSCPMLNILLLKIINDQTSERRQWNNDLWDMSNSEIQYWESQTYEVESFLKNLEFVEIHGFLECENEMSLAIFLLRHGKALIKMTLRSSFLCRDNLRRQMIRSQLMGFSKASSKAKISFH